The proteins below are encoded in one region of Lactuca sativa cultivar Salinas chromosome 3, Lsat_Salinas_v11, whole genome shotgun sequence:
- the LOC122197105 gene encoding uncharacterized protein LOC122197105, with the protein MPDGKNYFSKFYVCFEGLKQGWRGNCRRVINLDGCFLKGLCTGELITVVGRDANNHIFPIAWAVVCVEIKENWKWFLENLKDDLGMYNGFGIVLMSDQHKGLLEAVKEILPTVEHRQCARHVVANFRKRFPGVMYEKMFWKACKASTEPLRNATMKEIQLLNPSAFEYLTEKNPRSWCRAFFEEGKMCDAVENGLSESFNNVIRDARKKPIITMLEEIRLYVMEMQFHLSMKGSSWPDLEPCPSIRSLLNQLKKAQRYWQVLPTGLNQFETRNLAESYVVDLDKKTCSCRVWQLNGNAYKYPLRGMNGSNMWPSTNFIPPLPPLKRKMLGRPKVNRRKDPGEKSTRHTVSKVGKKILCSVCKQVGHNKATCPKVEKPKKLKVKRKRSTTKGGNEEEGSGSKTTVGRKQKQSQGGNEEEGSGSKTTVARKRKQSERIIKKKLAKRVEGKNGEVNSGDNPMNIE; encoded by the exons ATGCCTGATGGGAAAAATTATTTTAGTAAGTTTTATGTATGTTTTGAGGGACTAAAGCAAGGGTGGAGGGGCAATTGTAGAAGAGTAATTAACCTGGATGGTTGTTTCCTTAAGGGGCTATGTACTGGAGAGTTAATAACTGTTGTTGGAAGGGATGCTAATAATCATATATTTCCAATTGCATGGGCAGTTGTGTGTGTTGAAATCAAAGAGAATTGGAAATggtttttggaaaatttaaaaGATGACTTAGGAATGTACAATGGTTTTGGAATTGTATTGATGTCAGATCAACATAAG GGACTATTGGAAGCTGTGAAGGAGATTTTGCCTACTGTTGAACACAGACAGTGTGCAAGGCATGTTGTTGCCAACTTTAGGAAAAGATTCCCCGGAGTAATGTATGAGAAAATGTTTTGGAAGGCATGCAAGGCATCTACTGAGCCTTTACGCAATGCAACAATGAAGGAAATACAACTTCTCAATCCTTCAGCCTTTGAGTATCTAACAGAAAAGAACCCACGATCATGGTGTAGAGCTTTTTTTGAGGAGGGCAAGATGTGTGATGCTGTAGAGAATGGGTTGTCGGAGAGCTTTAACAATGTTATAAGAGATGCAAGGAAGAAACCAATCATCACAATGCTTGAAGAGATTAGATTGTATGTTATGGAAATGCAGTTTCATTTGAGCATGAAAGGCAGTTCATGGCCAGATTTGGAACCATGTCCATCAATTAGATCCTTGTTGAATCAATTGAAAAAAGCTCAAAG ATATTGGCAGGTTTTACCAACTGGGTTGAACCAATTTGAGACAAGAAACTTAGCAGAGTCTTATGTCGTTGACTTAGACAAGAAGACATGTTCTTGTAGAGTTTGGCAACTAAATGG AAATGCTTACAAGTATCCACTGAGAGGGATGAATGGCAGCAATATGTGGCCAAGTACCAATTTCATACCACCATTGCCACCTTTGAAAAGGAAAATGCTAGGCAGACCTAAAGTTAATAGAAGGAAGGACCCAGGAGAAAAGAGTACTAGACACACCGTGTCAAAGGTTGGGAAGAAAATTCTATGTAGTGTGTGTAAACAAGTTGGTCACAACAAGGCTACATGTCCGAAAGTTGAGAAGCCCAAAAAACTCAAGGTGAAGAGAAAGAGATCAACTACTAAAGGTGGTAATGAAGAGGAAGGAAGTGGTTCAAAAACAACTGTTGGACGTAAACAGAAGCAATCTCAAGGTGGTAATGAAGAGGAAGGAAGTGGTTCAAAAACAACAGTTGCACGTAAACGGAAGCAATCAGAAAGGATTATAAAGAAAAAATTGGCAAAAAGGGTTGAAGGGAAAAATGGAGAAGTAAATTCTGGTGATAATCCAATGAATATTGAATAG